The proteins below come from a single Plasmodium sp. gorilla clade G2 genome assembly, chromosome: 13 genomic window:
- a CDS encoding tRNA (adenine(58)-N(1))-methyltransferase catalytic subunit TRM61, putative, which yields MIKEGNCVVIYSDEENIDLLKLTNDGIINNKKGRFLHKDIIGKEYGSKIYDTLNKNYIYVLKRSPELIANCLKKKTQTLYEHDISFICLVCNALPNKNILEAGTGTGCLTYALANSVLPNGMIHTFEYNEERYKQVQQEFDDFENIRKNITFHHKDILNYNFDDFPLEYFDSIFLDMPNPWLCVDNIKKVLKERGVFVIFLPCIEQVYKILEALEKNSFCDIVTYELINKSWKIIINKKKKNKNNDDDYHIDNTVCFNSVNNDDKKVDNIDTLNNFYTNYRLCQKENKTHTGYLTIAKRSLKDEDEQPEIKFENAF from the coding sequence ATGATAAAGGAAGGGAATTGTGTTGTTATATATTCTGACGAAGAAAATattgatttattaaaattaacaaatgatggaataataaataataagaaggGTAGATTTTTACATAAGGATATAATAGGGAAAGAATATGGTTCgaaaatatatgatacattaaataagaattatatatatgtattaaaaagaTCTCCTGAATTAATAGCAAAttgtttaaaaaagaaaacgcAAACATTATATGAACatgatatatcttttatatgtttagTTTGTAATGCATtaccaaataaaaatattttagaaGCGGGTACAGGAACAGGTTGTTTAACATATGCTCTTGCAAATTCTGTTTTACCAAATGGTATGATACATACATTTgaatataatgaagaaaGATATAAACAAGTACAACAAGAATTTGATGATTTcgaaaatataagaaaaaatataacatttcatcataaagatatattaaattataattttgatgATTTTCCGTTAGAATATTTTGATTCTATTTTTCTTGACATGCCCAATCCATGGTTATGtgttgataatataaaaaaggttttaaaagaaagaggtgtctttgttatttttttaccaTGTATTGAACAAGTATATAAAATTCTAGAAGCCTTAGAAAAAAATTCCTTTTGTGATATCGTAAcatatgaattaataaataaatcatggaaaattattattaataaaaaaaaaaaaaataaaaacaatgaTGATGATTATCATATTGATAATACTGTATGTTTTAATAGTGTTAATAATGATGACAAAAAGGTAGACAATATAGATACActcaataatttttatacaaaTTATAGATTATGTcagaaagaaaataaaacacaTACTGGATATTTAACCATAGCAAAAAGGTCTCTTAAAGATGAAGACGAACAACCAGAAATTAAATTTGAAAAtgcattttaa
- a CDS encoding transcription factor MYB1, with protein sequence MFNDNNEYECLCILEEKLLRHLDVIDKLIENTYNNINNLNEYINKKYNEIKILASKKPTRINWMKCDDKTHMSLFFDKKIGFIPSNEDALKILDSQLMLSNYRKKYEYKKNSWTKKDIDKLFETVDIILKKYACYYLIDENLSCDEKINKKKIIEQSEAKQIFSQIKLFFDKYNQENIPNKENDDKISDNINKNIYDNVNDNINKNIYDNENDNINKNIYDNVNDNINKNIYNSINNKGEKKNIITHVPNDDESIDKEHDESNKIFSYIKNDKKIEHNFLYFSETFWNEVSEKLSNNQNAKECQKMWLYYGCFEDDKQKKWTKDEIDKLLCLSKKYEQRNWKCIARELNTNRSPLSCFEQYIKIKKLYENKEKVKLERIAFNVLEDIQLQILVSIIGDKNWAEIKKHMESLNSNTSRIKKRKTNLNFFEKEKQKKFLNDEISYKRRYLRLISSTNNMEQ encoded by the coding sequence atgtttaatgataataatgaatatgaatGTTTATGTATTTTAGAAGAAAAGTTGTTAAGGCATTTAGATGTTATCGACAAATTGATAGAAAatacttataataatataaataatttgaatgaatatataaataaaaaatataatgaaataaaaatattagcCAGTAAAAAACCAACTAGAATAAACTGGATGAAATGTGATGATAAAACACATAtgtctttattttttgataaaaaaataggaTTCATACCATCAAATGAAGAtgctttaaaaatattagatTCACAATTAATGTTATcaaattatagaaaaaaatatgaatataaaaaaaattcatggaccaaaaaagatatagataaattatttgaaaccgttgatattatattaaagaaGTATGcatgttattatttaatagatGAAAATTTATCATGTGacgaaaaaattaataagaagaaaataattgaaCAAAGTGAGGCAAAACAAATTTTTAgtcaaataaaattattttttgataaatataatcagGAGAATATACCCAATAAAGagaatgatgataaaataagtgataatataaataaaaatatatatgataatgtaaatgataatataaataaaaatatatatgataatgaaaatgataatataaataaaaatatatatgataatgtaaatgataatataaataaaaatatatataatagtattaataataagggtgaaaaaaaaaacatcatTACACACGTACCAAATGATGATGAATCTATTGACAAAGAACATGATGAgtcaaataaaattttttcatatataaaaaatgataaaaaaatagaacacaatttcctttatttttctGAAACATTTTGGAATGAAGTTTCAGAAAAACTATCGAATAATCAAAATGCAAAGGAATGTCAAAAGATGTGGTTATATTATGGTTGTTTTGAAGATGATAAACAGAAAAAATGGACAAAAGATGAAatagataaattattatgtttaagtaaaaaatatgaacaaagAAACTGGAAATGTATTGCAAGAGAATTAAATACGAATAGAAGTCCTTTATCATGTTTTGaacaatatattaaaataaagaaattatatgaaaataaagaaaaagttaAATTAGAAAGAATTGCTTTTAACGTTCTTGAAGATATACAATTACAAATATTGGTATCCATAATTGGGGATAAAAATTGGgcagaaattaaaaaacataTGGAAAGTCTTAACTCAAATACTAGTAgaataaaaaagagaaaaactAATCTTAATTTctttgaaaaagaaaaacaaaaaaaatttcttaaTGATGAAATATCTTACAAAAGGAGATATTTGCGATTAATCAGTTCGACAAATAATATGGaacaataa
- a CDS encoding exportin-1, putative — protein MDELEVAILCLYGNEHSNINKNDAQKYCENFQNSADCWKYCMSKFLESNKLEVKFFCIHVIVEKIGSLKIEDMILIKNSLYDYIEKKYVNANEDSCVLNKIIQLYLYLIEFLYPHNMNDAFKYLINLIMINNDINIKTIHINFFLKLMNMFDSEYIDNVCSNKSIQTTTNIKEAIKENDLPIIIECFYYIMNLSMPEPTSLSIFTLSKYVPWIDINYVVNDKILTYIYQTLNTTNNITEASYTFLTSLIRKGMNPANKIQFIESINIICILQNTPKITDLTFDVNKNIMSKRGELINYICLELVESIFEINKLKDYQMNMLKYNEICTKAADMLFLVLPHALDIFSVNDFYIASTVEKFFSLFFTKFKNVIDAGSCPNSIMKSASNDYEGAKNNITNNISNNINNNITNNNNNNNINNNSGYKISIDKLNVFINTLICTIVNKFEYPEYIPDDYDQEEEDDDEFSTFFNFRENIEKLYQRLILFDKLKAIEIIKNAIIYLNENYDNLKWNNIESKLYAFYVTTSIYCEYKQGSTNTSSNMNNNTIINNQNKNSIIMNNSLEYFKNIKESNEVNIDYNNLLFDCLIELLKNRKILNSTNYHININLMEIFQRLNLFFIKNPNYIEYSLHIFLTNGIRSNNNKIAKKSVHIFKKFLKTNSSVISNYIKDILQLLESSLDIPYIYPKMDINNNILNNNNMILDENTIKYIYSFLYSSKNYNHEYQIDIYEIIGLLLLNYDFNKFKKLSKTDSGVSIQSNNNLSNNLMTNNNDNRININNNNNNSNDGLDQNISEEMVANYKDRIFFFKGILNKLLENLSAVKNLYLNSTKTQHDNICASFISSVIIKCIGALCKNVNINITDILLNDLDNTLGIIISESLELFYNNYIVRDSVLFTYRILSNLFKDLSLNYTVKLLPYFYNISYSMIMNKLQKTNVDNQNANTFNMTTPTSYQMVDGATNNLMKTSNTHHEELKYLYNELNELSILVCHLISTHKEKSFDTFVNPYIYNITQIHMNIWKFINVQSLEMQREQNSVLSPLLLILYNISVNIPATIHSFMSFEHIALNHKQFCDIFSNDDIIKSKIADAITSILLISLNYKNTSDINICLYSAQTLSNMLNNATCMTNPSEVLSKYPIMQIIDTLCLTLKSLDYADPKNKRIMQEVMNIFRLFCGFKVSANCLPNKIIESSQICLQNSLLSVFKNNPNDIAILIQAINANNQQQFRQILSNIVA, from the exons atggatGAACTCGAGGTTGCCATTTTATGCCTGTATGGTAATGAACACAGtaatattaacaaaaatGATGCTCAAAAATATTGTGAGAATTTCCAGAATAGTGCAGATTGTTGGAAATATTGTATGAGTAAATTTTTAGAAAGTAACAAATTAGAAGTTAAGTTTTTTTGTATTCATGTAATTGTTGAAAAGATAGGTAGCTTAAAAATAGAAGATATGATTTTAATTAAGAATTCCTTGTAtgattatatagaaaaaaaatatgtgaaTGCAAATGAAGATTCATgtgtattaaataaaattattcaactttatttatatttaatagaatttttatatcctcataatatgaatgatgcTTTTAAATATCtgattaatttaattatgataaataatgacataaatattaaaaccatacatataaatttttttttaaaattaatgaatATGTTTGATTctgaatatatagataatgtGTGCTCAAATAAATCTATACAAACTACAACCAATATAAAAGAAgctataaaagaaaatgatttaCCAATAATTATTgaatgtttttattatattatgaatttGAGTATGCCTGAACCAACCTCTTTATCCATATTTACCTTATCAAAATATGTACCATGGATTGATATTAATTATGTTGTTAATGATAAGATTTTAACCTACATATACCAAACATTAAAtacaacaaataatattacagAAGCTAGTTATACATTTCTAACATCTTTAATACGTAAAGGTATGAACCCAGCAAACAAAATACAGTTTATTGAAAGTATAaacattatatgtattttacaAAATACACCCAAAATAACAGATCTTACATttgatgtaaataaaaatattatgagcAAAAGAGGagaattaattaattatatatgtttagaATTAGTTGAATCAatttttgaaataaataaattgaaGGATTACCAAATGaatatgttaaaatataatgaaatatgtACAAAAGCGGCtgatatgttatttttagtATTACCTCATGCTTTAGATATTTTTTCTGTGaatgatttttatattgCTAGTACTGTGGAAAAGTTTTTTAGTTTATTCTTTACAAAATTTAAGAATGTTATAGATGCAGGTTCATGTCCCAACTCTATAATGAAGAGTGCTTCAAATGATTATGAGGGTgctaaaaataatataacaaataatataagtaataacataaataataacataactaataataataataataataatattaataacaatAGTGGGTATAAAATATCAATAGATAAACttaatgtatttattaatactTTAATTTGTACAATTGTTAATAAATTTGAATACCCAGAATATATACCAGATGATTATGAtcaagaagaagaagatgatgatgaattttctacattttttaattttagaGAAAAcattgaaaaattatatcaacGTTTAATACTttttgataaattaaaagctattgaaattattaagaatgctattatatatttaaatgaaaattatgataatttaaaatggAATAATATAGAATCTAAATTATATGCATTTTATGTTACTACATCCATTTATTGTGAATATAAACAAGGATCAACAAATACATCaagtaatatgaataataatacgattattaataatcaaaataaaaatagtattattatgaataattctttagaatattttaaaaatataaaagaatcgAATGAAGTAAATatagattataataatttacttTTTGATTGTTTaatagaattattaaaaaacagaaaaattttaaactctacaaattatcatattaatataaatttaatggAAATATTTCAAAGAttaaatttgttttttattaaaaatccaaattatatagaatattcattacatatatttcttacGAATGGTATTagaagtaataataataaaattgctAAGAAATctgtacatatttttaagaaatttttaaaaacaaattcATCTGTAATTTCAAactatataaaagatatattgcAATTATTAGAATCGTCTTTAGATATAccttatatatatccaaaaatggacattaataataatatattaaataataacaatatgatATTAGATGAAAATaccattaaatatatttatagctTTTTATATTCTAGTAAAAATTATAACCATGAGTATCAGATAGATATTTATGAAATAATCGGATTATTACTTTTAAATTatgattttaataaattcaaGAAATTATCAAAAACGGATAGTGGTGTCTCCATacaatcaaataataatttatcaaaCAATTTAAtgacaaataataatgataatagaaTTAATatcaacaacaataataataatagtaatgatGGACTTGATCAAAATATAAGTGAAGAAATGGTTGCTAATTATAAAGATcgaatttttttctttaaaggTATATTAAATAAGTTATTAGAAAATTTGTCAGCTGTTAAAAATTTGTATTTAAATTCTACCAAAACACAACATGATAATATTTGCGCTAGTTTTATATCTAGTGttataattaaatgtatAGGGGCTTTATGtaaaaatgttaatattaatattactgatattttattaaacgATTTAGATAATACTTTGGGTATTATAATAAGTGAATCTTTAGAattgttttataataattacattGTTAGAGATTCTGTGTTATTTACTTACAGAATACTTTCTAATTTGTTTAAAGATTTATCACTTAATTATACTGTAAAATTATtaccatatttttataacatatcTTATAGTATGATAATGAATAAACTACAGAAAACTAATGTAGATAACCAGAATGCAAACACATTTAATATGACAACTCCTACATCATATCAAATGGTAGATGGTGCTACAAATAATCTAATGAAAACATCAAATACACATcatgaagaattaaaatatttatataatgaattaaatgaaCTTAGTATATTAGTATGTCATCTAATTTCAACACATAAAGAAAAATCGTTTGATACTTTTGTtaatccatatatatataatataacacaaatacatatgaatatatggAAATTTATTAATGTCCAATCATTAGAAATGCAAAGAGAACAAAATTCTGTATTATCACCACTTCTATTAatattgtataatatatcagTCAATATTCCAGCAACTATACACAGTTTCATGTCTTTTGAACATATAGCATTAAATCATAAGCAATTCTGtgatattttttctaatgaCGATATAATTAAATCAAAAATTGCCGACGCAATTACAAGTATCCTTCTTATTTCATTGAATTATAAGAATACtagtgatataaatatatgtttgtattCAGCTCAAACCTTATCGAATATGTTAAATAACGCCACATGTATGACAAACCCAAGCGAg GTGTTGAGTAAATATCCCATAATGCAAATTATCGATACATTATGTTTAACATTAAAATCTCTAGATTACGCAGacccaaaaaataaaagg ATAATGCAAGAAGTAATGAACATATTTCGTTTGTTCTGTGGATTTAAAGTTAGTGCTAATTGCCTACCAAACAAAATTATTGAAAGCTCGCAAATATGTTTACAAAATTCGCTCTTATCAGTCTTTAAAAATAATCCAAATGACATAGCAATTTTGATACAA GCTATAAATGCAAACAACCAACAACAATTTAGACAaattttatcaaatataGTTGCTTaa
- a CDS encoding protein kinase, putative produces the protein MNKMKSTKIENPKYKLMKLIGKGTFGKVYSAIDMSTQEAVAIKRSPKWRNKVSREVDLLKKMNGSKNIVKIKSVFYTTTKKGYRIQNIVFKYMTYSLGRYIRMKKQEKRENKYDRIKPDDLKNIIYQICIGIKDLHKNDFAHRDLKPDNILIDLDSSNIKIEICDLGSAKKVQKNIISIPYICSRWYRAPELLCGSMFYTTEVDLWSLGCIIFELINLCPLFPGKFKKEEYSEECSQIINLIEVIGSPQMSFFENIKDHTSKKNTLLIKELCELDIKPLCWDKILGSILEIEEKELINIIDGLLKWNPNERLKIDAVLSNPYFSTLNK, from the exons atgaataaaatgaaaagtaCTAAAATTGAAAAcccaaaatataaattaatgaaATTGATTGGAAAGGGGACATTCGGAAAAGTATATTCTGCTATTGATATGTCTACTCAAGAAGCAGTTGCAATTAAAAGATCTCCAAAAtg GAGAAATAAAGTTTCAAGGGAAGTtgatttgttaaaaaaaatgaatggtAGTAAAAATATAGTTAAAATAAAGTCTGTATTTTACACCACTACCAAAAAAGGATATAGAATTCAGAACattgtttttaaatatatgacaTATAGTTTGGGAAGATATATAAGAATgaaaaaacaagaaaaacgagaaaataa ATATGATAGAATAAAACCAGATgacttaaaaaatattattta TCAAATATGTATAGGGATAAAAGATCTACACAAAAATGACTTTGCCCATAGAGATTTAAAACCAGATAATATTtta ATTGATTTAGACTCttctaatattaaaattgaaATATGTGATTTAG GTTCAGCAAAAAAGGTtcagaaaaatattatttctattcCTTATATTTGCTCACGTTGGTACAGAGCACCCGAATTATTATGTGGATCAATGTTTTATACg ACGGAGGTTGACTTGTGGT CCCTCGgatgtattatttttgaatTAATAAATCTATGTCCGTTATTCCCTGGGAAGTTTAAGAAGGAGGA ATATTCAGAAGAATGTTctcaaattataaatttaattgaGGTCATTGGTTCCCCACAAAt GagtttttttgaaaatattaaagatcACACcagtaaaaaaaat ACATTACTTATAAAGGAATTATGTGAATTGGACATAAAACCCTTATGCTGGGACAAAATTCTTGGAAGCATATTAGAAATAGA GGAAAAggaattaattaatataatagatGGGCTTTTAAAATg GAATCCAAATGAAAGATTAAAAATAGATGCCGTATTAAGTAATCCTTACTTTTCTACGTTAAACaaatag